In one window of Onychomys torridus chromosome 7, mOncTor1.1, whole genome shotgun sequence DNA:
- the Gclc gene encoding glutamate--cysteine ligase catalytic subunit gives MGLLSQGSPLTWEETQRHADHVRRHGILQFLHIYHAVKDRHKDVLKWGDEVEYMLVSFDHENKKVQLVLSGEDVLETLQEKGERANPNHPTLWRPEYGSYMIEGTPGQPYGGTMSEFNTVEDNMRKRRKEATSVLGENQALCTITSFPRLGCPGFTLPEHKPNPEEGGASKSLFFPDEAINKHPRFGTLTRNIRHRRGEKVVINVPIFKDKNTPSPFVETFPEDEEAAKASKPDHIYMDAMGFGMGNCCLQVTFQACSISEARYLYDQLATICPIVMALSAASPFYRGYVSDIDCRWGVISASVDDRTREERGLEPLKNNRFRISKSRYDSIDSYLSKCGEKYNDIDLTIDKEIYEQLLREGIDHLLAQHVAHLFIRDPLTLFEEKIHLDDANESDHFENIQSTNWQTMRFKPPPPNSDIGWRVEFRPMEVQLTDFENSAYVVFVVLLTRVILSYKLDFLIPLSKVDENMKMAQKRDAVLQGMFYFRKDICKGGNAVVDGCSKAQNSSEPAAEEYALMSIDTIINGTEGVFPGLIPILNSYLENMEVDVDTRCSILNYLKLIKKRASGELMTVARWMREFIANHPDYKQDSIITDEINYSLILKCNQIANELCECPELLGSGFRKAKYSGDKSDSSN, from the exons GTGGAGTACATGTTGGTGTCCTTTGATCATGAAAATAAGAAAGTCCAGTTGGTGCTGTCTGGAGAAGACGTCCTTGAAACTCTgcaggagaaaggggagagggcAAACCCCAA CCACCCAACCCTCTGGAGACCGGAGTACGGAAGTTACATGATTGAAGGGACACCTGGGCAGCCCTACGGAGGAACGATGTCTGAGTTCAACACAGTGGAGGACAACATGAGGAAACGCCGGAAGGAGGCTACTTCTGTGTTAGGGGAAAACCAGGCTCTTTGCACGATAACTTCTTTTCCCAG actaggctgccctggATTCACACTGCCGGAGCACAAACCCAACCCAGAGGAAGGAGGCGCATCCAAGTCCCTCTTCTTTCCAGATGAAGCCATAAACAAACACCCCCGCTTTGG aaCTCTAACAAGAAATATTCGGCATAGGAGAGGAGAAAAGGTCGTTATCAATGTTCCAA TATTTAAAGACAAGAACACACCGTCTCCATTTGTAGAAACATTTCCTGAAGATGAGGAGGCAGCAAAGGCTTCTAAGCCAGACCATATTTACATGGATGCCATGGGATTTGGGATGGGAAATTGCTGTCTTCAG GTGACATTCCAAGCCTGCAGCATATCTGAGGCCAGATACCTTTATGATCAGCTGGCCACTATCTGCCCAATTGTT ATGGCTTTGAGTGCTGCATCTCCGTTTTACCGAGGCTACGTGTCAGACATTGATTGTCGCTGGGGAGTGATTTCTGCGTCTGTGGATGATAGAACACGGGAGGAGAGAGGACTGGAG ccTCTGAAGAACAACCGATTTAGGATTAGTAAATCTCGGTATGACTCAATAGATAGCTACCTATCTAAGTGTGGTGAGAAATACAATGACATCGACCTGACCATTGATAAAGAAATCTATGAGCAGCTCTTGCGGGAAG GCATTGATCATCTTTTGGCACAGCACGTTGCTCATCTCTTTATTAGAGACCCACTCACCCTATTCGAAGAGAAAATACACCTGGATGATGCCAACGAGTCTGACCATTTTGAG AACATTCAATCCACAAACTGGCAGACAATGAGATTTAAGCCTCCTCCTCCAAACTCAGATATTGGATGGAGAGTAGAGTTCAGACCCATGGAG GTGCAGCTGACAGACTTTGAGAACTCTGCCTATGTGGTGTTTGTGGTTCTGCTCACCAGGGTGATCCTCTCCTACAAACTGGATTTCCTCATTCCACTATCCAAG GTTGATGAAAACATGAAAATGGCACAGAAGCGAGATGCTGTCTTGCAGGGGATGTTTTATTTCAGGAAAGACATTTGCAAAG GTGGCAATGCTGTGGTGGATGGATGTAGCAAGGCCCAGAACAGCTCCGAGCCAGCAGCAGAGGAGTACGCGCTCATGAGCATAGACACCATCATCAACGGGACG GAAGGGGTGTTTCCTGGACTCATCCCCATTCTGAACTCCTATCTTGAAAACATGGAAGTAGATGTGGACACCAGATGCAGTATTCTGAACTACCTGAAGCTAATTAAGAAGAGAGCATCTG gagaaCTAATGACAGTTGCCAGATGGATGAGAGAGTTTATTGCAAACCACCCTGACTACAAGCAAGACAGTATAATAACTGATGAGATAAATTATAGCCTCATTTTGAAATGTAACCAAATTGCAAATGAATTATGTGAATGTCCGGAGTTACTTGGATCAGGATTTAGAAAAGCAAAGTATAGTGGAGATAAAAGTGACTCTTCAAACTAG